Proteins from a single region of Prinia subflava isolate CZ2003 ecotype Zambia chromosome 10, Cam_Psub_1.2, whole genome shotgun sequence:
- the METTL13 gene encoding eEF1A lysine and N-terminal methyltransferase has product MELLPRSPAEFGSARYWDRFFRQRGQRPFEWYGAFPELCPVLHKYVRPRDKVLVVGCGNSELSEQMYDVGMCEDIVNIDTSDAVIRQMRERSASSRPRMSYLLMDMLHMDFPDAHFQVVLDKGTLDAVLTDEEEATLAKVDQMFAEISRVLQVGGRYLCVSLAQAHVLKKAVEFFSLEGWVVRVHQVASSGDKQQFVLPVFVYVMTKFRKIPGSAAQILEICPEEQDKPMRVQSVEQLVAAVKDRQHYALLCSQISKTPCREQVSLDLCDKESGKPRYTLHVVDSPSVKPSRDNHFAIFIIPQGRETEWLFGTEEGRRQLAASAGFGRLLTVALHREQRYEGMAGIQAELSAKVMELAPPGLPARQQVPFLSVGGDIGVRAVRHCGSSPLSGDFVVEDVKGDGTCYFRRLIFLQNRNVVQSEARLLGPTPLPGQKKRRKDKKKASPAEPPGAIDKSCLCCEHHKAMVAGLCLLGGPNALPGELAVLVVGLGGGSLPLFVHDYFSPARVAVVEIDSSMLDVATCWFGFSQGDRMQVHICDGLDYVAKLAAEAPAQYDAVMFDVDSKDLTVGMSCPPPAFVEKPFLQKVKTILKPEGVFILNLVCRDARLKESVLAVLRDVFPLLYARRIQGEVNEILFCQAGTAGRRQPAELGARARALQGALQQPGRPWDGSYALADMLQAVHIL; this is encoded by the exons atggagctgctgccccgcagccccgccgagTTCGGCTCTGCACGCTACTGGGATCGCTTCTTCCGCCAGCGCGGGCAGCGCCCCTTCGAGTGGTACGGGGCCTTCCCGGAGCTCTGCCCCGTTCTGCACAAGTATGTGCGGCCCCGGGACAAG GTTCTGGTGGTGGGCTGTGGGAACTCGGAGCTGAGCGAGCAGATGTACGACGTGGGGATGTGCGAGGACATCGTCAACATCGACACCAGCGACGCCGTGATCCGCCAGATGCGGGAGCgcagtgccagctccaggcCCAGGATGAGCTACCTGCTGATGGACATGCTCCACATGGATTTCCCCGATGCCCACTTCCAGGTGGTCCTGGACAAAGGCACGCTGGATGCCGTCCTGACCGATGAAGAGGAGGCCACGTTAGCCAAGGTGGATCAGATGTTTGCCGAGATCAGCCGCGTCCTGCAGGTAGGAGGGCGCTACCTCTGTGTCTCCTTGGCTCAAGCCCACGTGCTGAAGAAAGCCGTGGAATTCTTCTCCCTGGAAGGCTGGGTGGTGCGTGTCCACCAGGTGGCCAGCAGTGGGGACAAGCAGCAGTTTGTCCTGCCGGTGTTCGTGTACGTCATGACAAAGTTCAGGAAGATCCCTGGCTCGGCAGCTCAGATCCTGGAGATCTGCCCTGAGGAGCAGGACAAGCCAATGCGGGTGCAGAGCGTGGagcagctggtggcagcagtgaaGGACAGGCAGCATtatgccctgctctgcagccagatCAGCAAAACCCCCTGCAGGGAACAGGTTTCCCTGGATCTGTGTGACAAAGAGAGCGGGAAGCCTCGCTACACGCTGCACGTGGTTGACAGCCCCTCGGTGAAACCTTCCCGGGACAATCACTTTGCCATCTTCATCA TCCCACAGGGCAGAGAAACCGAGTGGCTGTTTGGCACGGAGGAGGGCCGGCGGCAGCTGGCGGCCAGCGCGGGCTTCGGGCGCCTGCTGACGGTGGcgctgcacagggagcagcgCTACGAGGGCATGGCCGGCATCCAGGCGGAGCTGTCGGCGAAGGTGATGGAGCTGGCCCCGCCGGGCCTCCCTGCCCGGCAGCAG GTGCCCTTCCTGTCCGTGGGAGGGGACATCGGGGTGCGGGCGGTGCGGCACTGCGGCAGCAGCCCCCTGAGCGGGGACTTCGTTGTGGAGGACGTGAAGGGAGATGGCACCTGCTACTTCCGCCGCCTCATCTTCCTCCAGAACAGGAACGTGGTGCAGTCAGAGGCACGGCTCTTGGGTCCCACACCTCTCCCAG GCCAGAAGAAGCGGAGGAAGGACAAGAAGaaagccagccctgctgagccacCTGGAGCCATCGAcaagagctgcctgtgctgtgagcACCACAAGGCCATGGTTGcggggctctgcctgctgggggGCCCCAACGCCCTCCCAG gagagctggcagtgctggtggtgggGCTCGGCGGGGGCAGCCTGCCCCTCTTCGTCCACGATTACTTCTCGCCGGCCCGCGTGGCCGTGGTGGAGATCGACTCCTCCATGCTGGACGTGGCCACGTGCTGGTTCGGTTTCTCCCAGGGTGACCGGATGCAAGTGCACATCTGCGATGGCCTGGACTACGTGGCCAAGCTGGCAGCCGAAG ccccagcccagtaTGATGCTGTCATGTTTGATGTGGACAGCAAAGACCTCACGGTGGGGATGAGCTGCCCACCCCCAGCCTTTGTGGAAAAGCCCTTTCTGCAGAAAGTTAAAACCATCCTCAAGCCAGAAG gagtgtTCATCCTCAACCTGGTGTGCCGCGACGCCCGGCTGAAGGAGTCCGTGCTGGCCGTGCTCAGGGACGTCTTCCCGCTGCTGTACGCGCGCCGCATCCAGGGCGAGGTCAACGAGATCCTGTTCTGCCAGGCGGGCACCGCGGGCCGGCGCCAGCCCGCCGAGCTGGGCGCGCGGGCGCGGGCGCTGCagggggccctgcagcagccggGCCGGCCCTGGGACGGCTCCTACGCGCTGGCAGACATGCTGCAGGCCGTGCACATCCTCTGA
- the ITPA gene encoding inosine triphosphate pyrophosphatase, with protein MAAPARRSVVFVTGNAKKLEEVTQILGDSSPYTLVAKKIDLPEYQGEPDEISAQKCREAARQVQGPVIVEDTCLCFNALGGLPGPYIKWFLEKLKPEGLYKLLAGFEDKSAYALCTFAFSSGNPEEPVRLFKGQTHGLIVEPRGPRDFGWDPCFQPDGYTQTYAEMPKAVKNSISHRYRALSELSAFFLQSDSTEPRPAPS; from the exons ATGGCGGCGCCGGCGCGCCGGAGCGTCGTGTTCGTGACAGGCAACGCCAAGAAACTGGAGGAG GTCACGCAGATCCTCGGGGACTCCTCTCCCTACACGCTGGTGGCGAAGAAAATTGACC TGCCCGAGTACCAGGGGGAGCCTGACGAGATCTCGGCGCAGAAGTGCCGCGAAGCCGCCCGGCAG GTTCAGGGACCTGTTATAGTAGAGGACACCTGCTTGTGCTTCAATGCCCTGGGGGGCCTTCCAGGACCCTACAT aAAATGGTTCCTGGAGAAACTCAAGCCAGAAG GCCTGTACAAGCTGCTGGCTGGCTTCGAGGACAAGTCTGCCTACGCGCTGTGCACCTTCGCCTTCAGCAGCGGCAACCCCGAGGAGCCGGTGCGGCTCTTCAAAGGCCAGACCCAC GGGCTGATAGTGGAGCCCAGAGGCCCTCGGGATTTTGGCTGGGATCCCTGCTTCCAGCCGGATGGGTACACCCAGAC ctACGCTGAAATGCCCAAGGCAGTGAAGAACTCCATCTCACACCGGTACAGGGCGCTGAGCGAGCTCTCAGCCTTCTTTCTTCAGAGCGACTCGACAGAGCCCCGCCCCGCTCCCAGCTAG